One window from the genome of [Mycobacterium] stephanolepidis encodes:
- a CDS encoding cytochrome P450 has protein sequence MTDYQRARTGTIPSQTEAARQMGRRLTEHASSATFIASQVLPVLTDSARIDRGRAPARLAPPAVHRTKFLPTKAEAIANPHPDYRVLRSAGLAVNEKLDVWMMTRFEHVHTAARTPDVFSSAQGIFLRSVDVPVMITRDRPDHGRIRRVTASHFTPNRMALLESDVARLAQPVITRLARGESVDFADLAVPLPMTIIAHLLGVPEHKWRAFRSWSNNLAKVFAPEDMWGLLKLVRNSITSVVRLEALTQREVADRRSHPRDDLFTALSQAVDSGDLDRFEALLYVIILVVAGNETTSNLLGMLADVLARDPELYERVRDDRQLVPKLVDETLRWGSPVQWVGRCTTEPYVVDDVEIPANSRVLLHYAAANRDPQRYSDPDRIDLDRKVGGSVAFGTGPHMCLGNHLAKLEAVTVVNMMLNEVPKLQLSGPVLWGKTPSLQGPTSVPVRRTN, from the coding sequence ATGACCGACTATCAGAGAGCACGGACGGGTACGATCCCTAGCCAGACCGAAGCTGCGCGTCAGATGGGGCGCAGACTGACCGAGCATGCGAGTTCAGCTACATTCATCGCCAGCCAGGTTCTCCCGGTGTTGACCGATAGCGCCCGAATCGACAGAGGTCGCGCCCCGGCGCGCTTGGCACCGCCTGCCGTGCACCGCACAAAGTTCCTACCGACCAAGGCGGAGGCCATTGCCAATCCACACCCGGACTATCGGGTTCTCCGGAGCGCAGGCCTCGCGGTGAACGAAAAGCTCGATGTGTGGATGATGACCAGGTTCGAACATGTGCACACCGCTGCACGCACTCCGGATGTGTTTTCATCGGCCCAAGGGATTTTCTTACGCAGTGTGGACGTTCCGGTGATGATTACACGGGATCGCCCTGACCACGGTCGCATACGTCGAGTAACAGCATCACACTTCACACCAAACCGGATGGCACTACTTGAATCCGATGTCGCCCGGCTCGCCCAACCGGTCATCACGAGGCTCGCCCGCGGCGAAAGTGTTGACTTCGCAGATCTGGCAGTACCGTTGCCGATGACCATAATTGCTCATCTCCTGGGCGTACCTGAACACAAGTGGAGAGCGTTTCGCTCCTGGTCCAACAACTTGGCGAAAGTCTTTGCTCCCGAGGATATGTGGGGCCTCCTGAAACTGGTGCGGAATTCCATCACAAGTGTGGTCAGGCTCGAGGCTCTGACGCAGCGTGAGGTTGCCGACCGCAGAAGTCATCCACGTGACGACTTGTTCACAGCGTTGAGTCAAGCGGTGGATTCAGGTGATCTCGACCGCTTCGAGGCACTGTTGTACGTGATAATCCTCGTCGTTGCTGGCAATGAAACCACGTCAAATCTATTGGGTATGCTGGCCGACGTACTGGCACGCGACCCAGAGTTATACGAGCGTGTTCGCGATGATCGCCAGCTAGTGCCAAAACTTGTGGACGAAACCCTCCGTTGGGGTTCGCCGGTGCAGTGGGTCGGACGATGCACCACCGAGCCCTACGTCGTTGATGACGTGGAAATTCCTGCGAATAGTCGGGTCCTACTTCACTACGCGGCAGCGAACCGCGACCCGCAACGATACTCCGATCCTGACCGTATCGACCTCGACCGCAAGGTCGGCGGTTCAGTGGCGTTCGGCACCGGCCCGCATATGTGTCTCGGAAATCACCTCGCCAAGTTGGAAGCGGTCACGGTTGTGAACATGATGCTCAATGAGGTGCCCAAGCTCCAGCTGTCCGGTCCTGTGCTCTGGGGAAAGACCCCTTCGCTGCAGGGGCCTACCAGCGTTCCGGTCCGGCGCACAAACTGA
- a CDS encoding flavin-containing monooxygenase, which produces MPNALPTSLDFEIAVVGAGFSGIGVGIALDRAGITDYTIFEEGDGVGGTWYWNTYPGVAVDIPSFSYQFSFRQCSDWSRIYAPGAELRAYAENCVNEFDLRNRIRLNTRVIAARFDDDEHVWTITTAGGESIVVRYLIDATGFLSQPKQPDIPNVHTFGGQILHTARWDHTVNISGKRVGIIGTGASAVQLIPEIASRVDYLTVFQRTPIWCLPKPDAAIDGMFAASLQHIPGIKMAVRAASQAFVEATFPLLAHYANLLKPHRIGLWAGKAWLRSQVKDPETRTKLTPSYSPGCKRPSFHNGYLATFNRKNVTLETTSIGEISAAGIHTIDGVLHEIDILILATGFKAFEPGNLPPFPITGVGNVDLERWWTQNRYQAYEGVSVPGFPNLFMMFGPYGYNGSSYFTLVENQARHIVRALKAAGRLGATKVEISAAANARYFAKALSKRDRQVFFRADCVKANSYYFDVHGDVPLRPGPTVESAWRAEHYDLNDYRFTTCLARLRPPDSLCSADTECQEGTH; this is translated from the coding sequence ATGCCCAACGCCTTACCAACCTCGCTTGATTTTGAGATAGCTGTTGTCGGTGCCGGATTTTCTGGTATTGGAGTCGGTATTGCGCTGGACCGAGCAGGAATCACGGATTACACCATCTTTGAGGAAGGTGATGGTGTTGGCGGCACATGGTATTGGAATACCTATCCTGGTGTGGCCGTTGATATTCCGTCATTCAGTTACCAGTTTTCGTTCCGTCAATGTAGTGACTGGTCTCGAATCTACGCACCTGGCGCGGAATTGAGAGCATACGCCGAAAATTGCGTCAATGAATTCGATCTACGCAACAGAATACGCTTAAATACAAGAGTCATAGCTGCGAGATTTGATGACGACGAGCATGTATGGACAATTACCACCGCAGGCGGTGAGTCGATAGTGGTTCGCTATCTCATCGATGCAACCGGTTTTCTGTCCCAACCGAAGCAGCCGGATATTCCCAACGTACACACGTTCGGCGGACAAATCCTACACACCGCGCGTTGGGACCACACCGTCAACATTTCGGGCAAGAGGGTGGGCATCATCGGCACTGGTGCATCTGCAGTCCAACTTATACCCGAGATCGCGTCGCGGGTAGACTATCTGACTGTCTTCCAGCGAACACCGATCTGGTGCCTACCTAAGCCCGACGCGGCGATAGACGGGATGTTTGCGGCATCGCTGCAACACATCCCAGGTATCAAAATGGCTGTTAGAGCCGCCAGTCAGGCGTTTGTCGAGGCAACCTTCCCCCTGCTAGCCCACTACGCTAACCTGCTGAAACCTCATCGGATCGGGCTATGGGCTGGCAAAGCTTGGCTTCGCTCACAGGTCAAGGATCCAGAGACTCGCACCAAACTGACGCCCAGCTACAGCCCTGGGTGTAAGCGGCCAAGTTTCCATAACGGCTATCTCGCGACATTCAATCGGAAAAATGTCACTCTCGAGACCACTTCCATCGGCGAGATTTCAGCCGCCGGTATCCACACCATAGATGGTGTCTTGCATGAAATCGACATCTTGATCCTCGCCACCGGGTTCAAGGCCTTCGAGCCCGGAAATTTGCCGCCATTCCCAATAACCGGGGTTGGCAACGTCGACCTAGAACGATGGTGGACTCAAAACCGCTACCAGGCCTATGAAGGTGTGTCAGTTCCCGGCTTTCCGAACCTGTTTATGATGTTTGGCCCGTACGGCTACAACGGATCGTCCTACTTCACTCTCGTGGAGAATCAGGCGCGCCACATTGTTCGCGCTTTAAAGGCCGCTGGTCGCCTTGGGGCGACAAAGGTCGAGATATCGGCAGCGGCGAATGCCCGCTACTTTGCAAAAGCTTTAAGCAAGCGTGATCGACAAGTCTTCTTTCGTGCGGACTGTGTCAAAGCGAACAGCTACTATTTCGACGTGCACGGCGATGTCCCACTGAGGCCCGGCCCGACCGTCGAATCTGCTTGGCGGGCGGAACACTACGACCTCAATGACTACCGTTTTACCACCTGCTTAGCCAGGCTTCGGCCACCTGACAGTCTCTGCTCGGCCGACACCGAGTGCCAGGAGGGTACGCATTGA
- the orn gene encoding oligoribonuclease: MSAPRDELVWIDCEMTGLDLGSDKLIEIAALVTDGDLNILGEGVDLVIHADDAALAAMPPVVKDMHAKSGLTNEVRKSTVTLEEAEAQVLDYIRQHVPSAKVAPLAGNSIATDRGFIARDMPALDEFLHYRMIDVSSIKELCRRWYPRIYFGQPDKGLAHRALADIKESIRELRYYRRAAFVPDPGPSTSDLVAIVANLDNTADTDSA; encoded by the coding sequence GTGAGTGCCCCACGCGATGAACTGGTCTGGATCGACTGCGAGATGACCGGGCTCGACCTCGGCTCAGACAAACTGATCGAGATCGCCGCCCTCGTCACCGACGGCGACCTCAACATCCTCGGCGAAGGCGTTGACCTCGTCATTCACGCCGATGACGCGGCCCTGGCCGCGATGCCTCCGGTGGTCAAGGACATGCACGCCAAGTCCGGGCTCACCAATGAGGTCCGCAAGTCGACGGTCACTTTGGAAGAGGCCGAGGCGCAGGTGCTCGACTACATCCGCCAGCATGTGCCCTCGGCCAAGGTCGCTCCCCTCGCCGGGAACTCCATTGCCACTGACCGCGGATTCATCGCACGGGATATGCCGGCGCTCGACGAGTTCCTGCACTACCGGATGATCGACGTCAGCTCCATCAAGGAGCTCTGCCGCCGCTGGTATCCACGCATCTACTTCGGGCAGCCGGACAAGGGCCTGGCTCACCGGGCGCTGGCCGATATCAAGGAGTCGATCCGCGAGCTGCGCTACTACCGGCGCGCGGCCTTCGTTCCCGACCCCGGGCCGTCTACCAGTGACCTTGTCGCAATCGTGGCGAACCTGGACAACACTGCGGATACCGATTCGGCCTAA
- a CDS encoding PucR family transcriptional regulator, with amino-acid sequence MPAPKLGMNPLAALLSELISAGTIEMLGSQISAKMVTEIPAFRDDPEIANEGRGLVETSISELEAVISGRTSEYDVPAEALRFARLCARRRVAPEELVDTIACARQAFYSIAADIIDELDLPASEKVDIVMDMSRLLLWWSDATLAALVAEHARERTAFARDAHLRRIEVTRAIIAGESIVQSEAAIALDHPLGQWHTAAVLWTDLSAGESTGAVVRDAARRLGGQLHAQIMFLEPDAREFWLWLTTPLEPHGLNDAVRCISGWPAGIRAAVGNSELGLDGFRISHLQAKATRRTVSRLRHAGDIASYSENELAVIAGSEFDVTRRFVRRTLGPLLEGGSNAAKLRRSLRAYFDANMQISAAATELGVHSNTLRYRIQQAAEMLGRPIDNDRFRLEIALKLCHGLAL; translated from the coding sequence ATGCCGGCGCCTAAACTGGGAATGAATCCTCTGGCAGCTTTACTTAGTGAGCTAATTTCGGCGGGAACCATCGAGATGCTGGGTAGCCAGATCTCCGCGAAGATGGTCACAGAGATACCTGCTTTTCGTGACGACCCGGAGATAGCCAACGAGGGACGAGGCCTCGTTGAAACGTCGATCTCGGAACTCGAAGCGGTGATATCAGGAAGAACGTCCGAATATGACGTTCCAGCAGAGGCTCTGAGGTTTGCCCGCCTATGCGCACGGCGCAGAGTTGCCCCCGAAGAGCTCGTCGACACGATTGCTTGTGCGCGGCAGGCGTTCTACAGCATCGCGGCCGACATTATTGATGAACTTGACCTGCCTGCCAGCGAAAAGGTTGACATCGTCATGGATATGAGTCGCCTGCTACTGTGGTGGTCAGACGCGACACTAGCGGCGCTAGTTGCAGAGCACGCCCGCGAACGGACAGCTTTCGCTAGAGACGCCCATCTTCGACGCATTGAGGTAACTCGGGCGATCATCGCGGGAGAGTCCATTGTTCAGTCTGAAGCGGCAATTGCGCTTGACCACCCACTCGGCCAGTGGCACACTGCAGCCGTTCTGTGGACTGATCTTTCGGCCGGGGAGTCGACTGGCGCCGTTGTTCGCGACGCGGCCCGACGATTGGGTGGCCAACTTCATGCCCAGATTATGTTTCTCGAACCGGACGCCCGCGAATTCTGGCTTTGGCTCACGACCCCGCTAGAGCCACACGGCCTCAATGACGCGGTTCGGTGCATCAGCGGATGGCCGGCCGGGATCCGCGCTGCAGTGGGAAATTCCGAACTTGGGCTCGACGGTTTCCGGATCTCGCACCTTCAAGCCAAAGCGACCCGACGGACTGTCTCTCGCCTCAGGCACGCTGGAGATATTGCCAGCTACAGCGAAAACGAGCTCGCAGTCATCGCTGGATCCGAATTTGACGTGACTCGCCGATTCGTCCGACGCACCCTTGGGCCCCTTCTTGAAGGCGGCAGCAACGCGGCCAAGCTGCGGCGCTCGCTACGAGCGTACTTCGATGCCAACATGCAGATCTCGGCAGCTGCCACGGAACTCGGCGTTCATTCGAACACGTTACGCTACCGTATTCAGCAAGCCGCGGAGATGCTCGGGAGACCCATCGACAATGATCGATTCCGTCTGGAGATCGCTCTTAAGTTATGTCATGGTCTCGCCTTGTAG
- a CDS encoding AurF N-oxygenase family protein, with translation MSQTPIDHDDSPIERTAARLLRSSVERSYNPEVDVDWDAPDVPGLRYVPDTYISLFGTKMFERMTEDEKITLGRLEASALASWGILAESALMHPMLKLASVSDPRSATAQYALTEVADECRHSVMFGRQINTLSDRSYDPPKIARALVGITALAPLSATIFSMMLMVEEILDRLQRQTMNDETLQPRTRAIAKIHVIEEARHISYARTALNRAVTRTGRARMAVERVIVAAGASVIPLVMVQPAVYRDAGLPPLKATWAALRNPHYHANLRFFGERLVRVMDEANMLEGQLVQFLWRRSRMLPEGFVPQSKRTADA, from the coding sequence ATGTCGCAAACGCCTATCGACCACGACGACTCACCTATCGAACGCACGGCTGCGCGGCTCCTACGCTCGTCAGTCGAGCGTTCCTACAACCCGGAAGTGGATGTCGATTGGGACGCCCCCGACGTTCCGGGCCTGCGCTACGTGCCCGACACGTACATCTCGCTGTTCGGCACGAAAATGTTCGAGCGGATGACCGAGGACGAGAAGATCACGCTCGGGCGCCTGGAGGCATCGGCCCTGGCCAGTTGGGGCATCCTCGCCGAAAGTGCCTTGATGCATCCCATGCTCAAGCTGGCCTCGGTCAGCGATCCCCGAAGCGCTACAGCGCAATACGCACTGACCGAGGTCGCTGACGAGTGTCGCCACTCGGTGATGTTCGGTCGCCAGATCAACACACTGAGCGACCGTAGCTATGACCCTCCCAAGATCGCCCGGGCATTGGTGGGCATCACCGCGCTCGCACCCTTGTCCGCGACGATCTTCTCGATGATGCTCATGGTCGAGGAGATACTGGATCGGTTGCAGCGCCAGACCATGAACGACGAGACGCTGCAGCCCCGCACCCGCGCGATCGCCAAGATCCACGTCATCGAAGAGGCCCGCCACATCAGCTACGCCCGCACAGCGCTGAACCGAGCGGTCACACGAACGGGCCGCGCCCGAATGGCCGTCGAGCGCGTGATCGTCGCCGCCGGAGCATCGGTAATCCCACTGGTCATGGTGCAACCGGCCGTGTACCGCGACGCCGGGCTCCCACCCCTCAAGGCGACGTGGGCGGCACTACGCAATCCGCACTATCACGCAAATCTACGGTTCTTCGGCGAGCGCCTCGTCCGCGTCATGGATGAGGCCAACATGCTCGAAGGCCAACTGGTGCAGTTTCTCTGGCGACGCTCCAGGATGTTGCCTGAAGGCTTTGTGCCACAGTCGAAACGAACGGCGGACGCCTAG
- a CDS encoding helicase HerA-like domain-containing protein, producing MAEQTTAGPTPAQQIAAGYATTGQALELGSVVVDGTVDPEARIRIPLATLNRHGLIAGATGTGKTKTLQVIAEQLSAAGVPVVMADVKGDLSGISKPGEASDKTAARVKDTGDDWAASGFPAEFVSLGTTGIGVPIRATIRSFGPILLSKVLGLNATQESTLGLIFHWADQQQLPLQDLKDLRAVITYLTSDEGKADLKNLGGVSAATAGVILRALINLEADGGDTFFGEPEIDPNDLMRTSGDKGVITLVELGAQAARPVLFSTFLMWILANLFTKLPEVGDVDKPKLVFIFDEAHLLFADASKAFLEQVEQTVKLIRSKGVGVFFCTQLPTDVPNNVLSQLGARIQHALRAFTPEDQQALTKTVKTYPKTDVYDMGTALTSLGIGEAIVTVLSERGAPTPVAWTRMRAPRSLMAAIGDDAIKAAAASSPLQSKYGQTVDSRSAFEVLAEKAAQAEQDAPVGEAPAKKSGKPAPEKPSWWRRLLSNRSFQSFLSALGKQLIRNMGKK from the coding sequence ATGGCCGAGCAGACCACCGCGGGACCCACGCCCGCACAGCAGATCGCCGCCGGATACGCCACCACAGGTCAGGCACTTGAACTGGGGTCGGTCGTGGTCGACGGCACCGTCGATCCTGAGGCGCGTATCCGCATTCCGTTGGCGACCCTCAACCGGCACGGCCTCATCGCCGGCGCGACCGGTACCGGTAAGACCAAGACCCTTCAGGTGATCGCCGAGCAGCTCAGCGCCGCGGGAGTGCCCGTGGTCATGGCCGACGTCAAGGGCGACCTGTCCGGCATCTCCAAGCCCGGCGAGGCCAGCGACAAGACGGCGGCACGTGTCAAGGACACCGGTGACGACTGGGCGGCCTCGGGCTTCCCGGCGGAGTTCGTCTCCCTCGGAACTACCGGGATCGGTGTGCCCATCCGTGCCACCATCCGCAGCTTCGGGCCGATTTTGTTGTCAAAGGTGCTGGGGCTCAACGCCACCCAGGAATCCACGCTGGGGCTCATCTTCCACTGGGCAGACCAACAGCAGCTACCACTGCAGGATCTGAAGGATCTGCGCGCGGTCATCACGTACCTGACCAGCGATGAGGGCAAGGCGGACCTGAAGAACCTCGGTGGCGTATCGGCGGCGACGGCGGGCGTGATCCTGCGAGCGTTGATCAACCTGGAGGCTGACGGCGGCGACACGTTCTTCGGCGAACCCGAAATCGATCCGAACGATCTGATGCGTACATCCGGAGACAAGGGCGTTATCACGCTTGTCGAACTAGGGGCACAGGCTGCGCGGCCGGTTCTGTTCTCCACTTTCCTGATGTGGATTCTGGCCAACCTGTTCACGAAGCTGCCCGAGGTCGGCGACGTTGACAAGCCGAAGCTCGTGTTCATCTTCGACGAGGCGCACCTGCTGTTCGCCGACGCGTCGAAGGCGTTCCTGGAGCAGGTGGAGCAGACCGTCAAGCTCATCCGGTCCAAGGGTGTCGGCGTCTTCTTCTGTACCCAGCTGCCCACCGATGTGCCCAACAACGTGCTCTCGCAGTTGGGTGCGCGCATTCAGCACGCGCTGCGTGCCTTCACGCCCGAGGACCAGCAGGCCCTTACCAAGACCGTCAAGACCTATCCCAAGACCGATGTGTACGACATGGGTACGGCGCTGACCTCGCTGGGCATCGGCGAGGCGATCGTCACGGTGCTCTCCGAGAGAGGCGCACCGACGCCGGTGGCGTGGACCCGGATGCGCGCGCCGCGTTCGCTGATGGCCGCCATCGGTGACGACGCCATCAAGGCCGCCGCCGCGTCCAGCCCGCTGCAATCCAAGTACGGCCAGACGGTCGATTCGCGATCCGCGTTTGAGGTTCTCGCGGAGAAGGCGGCCCAGGCGGAGCAGGACGCCCCCGTCGGAGAGGCTCCCGCGAAGAAGAGCGGCAAGCCGGCACCTGAGAAGCCCAGTTGGTGGCGGCGCCTGCTCAGCAACAGGAGCTTTCAGAGCTTCCTCAGCGCGCTGGGCAAGCAGCTCATCCGCAATATGGGTAAGAAGTAA